Proteins encoded together in one Papaver somniferum cultivar HN1 unplaced genomic scaffold, ASM357369v1 unplaced-scaffold_117, whole genome shotgun sequence window:
- the LOC113329698 gene encoding uncharacterized protein LOC113329698, which produces MHVSLYYTKIKTLWDQYDSLVAIEACICRAGKSLLERVERDREIEFLQGLHDRFSNLRSQILTMDPFPNALRIFNLVQQEEEQQNITASPLPTVESTSLNINGHAPQHPRSSTSHNKRQHAHCDYCNRHGHVCDKCYRLHGFPSTPGNPPTTANTTIVTQENQVAQPQVPSLSAEQYSRLIVLLVGTIGCSDTNFPNNWYQSYRLGRRFEEKVLDFLVGRNFEDEGFGFIKYVRI; this is translated from the coding sequence ATGCATGTCTCCTTATACTATACCAAGATTAAGACCTTATGGGATCAATATGATTCCCTGGTTGCAATTGAAGCCTGCATCTGCAGGGCTGGGAAGTCTTTGCTTGAACGTGTTGAGCGTGATAGAGAAATTGAATTTCTCCAAGGTCTTCATGATCGATTCTCGAATTTAAGAAGCCAGATTCTGACAATGGATCCATTCCCAAATGCTTTGAGGATTTTTAACTTGGTACAACAAGAGGAGGAGCAACAGAATATCACTGCTAGTCCCCTACCAACTGTTGAATCTACATCACTCAACATCAATGGTCATGCCCCTCAACATCCTCGTTCTTCCACTAGTCACAATAAGCGTCAGCATGCTCATTGTGACTACTGCAACCGCCACGGCCATGTTTGTGACAAGTGTTATCGTTTGCATGGATTTCCATCTACACCCGGCAACCCACCAACTACTGCTAATACAACAATCGTGACTCAAGAAAATCAAGTCGCGCAACCACAAGTTCCTTCTCTCTCAGCTGAACAATACTCCCGTCTCATTGTTCTCCTTGTTGGGACAATtggatgctctgataccaattttcccaacaattggtatcagagctatagGTTGggtagaagatttgaagagaaaGTTTTGGATTTTCTGGTTGGAAGAAATTTTGAAGACgaaggatttggtttcatcaagtatgtgagGATTTGA
- the LOC113329417 gene encoding bifunctional riboflavin biosynthesis protein RIBA 1, chloroplastic-like produces the protein MIRLNNSRKGDSTVRAVVVSGDEHTKLSGAIDDTLAADMIPTTDDFFMHKNEPDWDTPTCGFASVDEAIEDIRQGKMVIVVDDEDRENEGDLIMAAELATPEAMAFIVKHGTGIVCVSMKGEDLDRLRLPLMVQTKENEEKLCTAFTVTVDAKHGTTTGVSAEDRAKTVLTLASRDSKPEDFNRPGHIFPLRYREGGVLRRAGHTEASVDLAVLAGFDPVAVICEIVDDDDGSMARLPKLREFAQRENLKIISIADLIRYRRKSDKLVERSSVARIPTTWGPFDAYCYKSMLDGIEHIAMVKGDIGDGENILVRVHSECFTGDIFGSARCDCGDQLALAMKQIEAAGKGVLVYLRGHEGRGIGLGLKLRAYNLQDDGRDTVEANEELGLPVDAREYGIGAQILRDVGVQSMKLMTNNPTKYVGLKGYGLSVVGRVPLLTPITKDNHRYLETKRKRMGHVYNFEFNGRLNIDLITGTEQQ, from the exons ATGATTAGACTGAATAATTCACGCAAAGGTGACAGTACAGTTAGAGCTGTAGTTGTTTCTGGGGATGAACATACTAAATTATCAGGTGCAATTGATGATACACTGGCAGCAGATATGATTCCCACAACTGATGATTTTTTTATGCACAAGAATGAGCCTGATTGGGACACGCCAACGTGCGGATTCGCTTCCGTAGATGAGGCAATTGAAGATATTCGTCAAGGCAAG ATGGTCATTGTTGTGGATGACGAAGACAGAGAAAATGAAGGAGATCTAATAATGGCAGCAGAACTAGCAACGCCTGAAGCTATGGCGTTTATTGTAAAGCATGGAACTGGAATTGTGTGTGTCAGCATGAAAGGAGAAGACTTGGATAGGTTACGGCTTCCTTTAATGGTTCAGACAAAAGAAAATGAGGAGAAGCTTTGTACAGCATTCACAGTAACAGTG GATGCAAAACATGGTACAACCACGGGAGTGTCCGCTGAAGATAGAGCAAAGACGGTCTTGACACTTGCATCAAGAGATTCTAAACCCGAGGATTTCAACCGTCCAGGACATATCTTCCCCTTAAGGTATAGGGAAGGAGGTGTTCTTCGAAGAGCTGGGCATACTGAAGCATCTGTTGATCTTGCAGTCTTGGCTGGGTTTGACCCTGTTGCAGTTATATGTGAGATCGTTGATGATGACGATGGTTCCATGGCAAGATTACCAAAGCTTCGTGAATTCGCACAGAGAGAGAACTTAAAAATTATATCGATTGCTGATTTAATCAG ATATAGAAGGAAGTCAGATAAATTGGTCGAACGATCCTCTGTGGCACGAATACCAACCACATGGGGACCTTTCGACGCCTACTGTTACAAGTCGATGCTAGATGGAATTGAGCATATAGCCATGGTGAAA ggtgATATCGGGGATGGTGAAAACATTCTTGTACGAGTACACTCAGAGTGCTTTACAGGAGACATATTTGGGTCGGCAAGATGCGACTGTGGGGATCAGCTTGCACTTGCTATGAAACAAATTGAGGCAGCTGGAAAGGGTGTGCTGGTGTATCTTCGTGGACATGAAGGAAGAGGAATTGGTCTAGGCCTCAAGCTTCGAGCATACAACTTGCAGGATGATGGGAGGGACACAGTAGAAGCTAATGAAGAACTTGGATTACCTGTTGATGCGCGAGAATACGGCATTGGTGCGCAG ATATTACGAGACGTCGGCGTACAGTCGATGAAGTTGATGACAAACAATCCAACAAAGTATGTTGGGCTCAAAGGTTACGGTTTGTCAGTTGTCGGCAGAGTTCCATTATTGACTCCAATTACAAAGGATAACCACAGATATTTGGAGACAAAACGGAAAAGAATGGGGCATGTATACAATTTTGAATTTAATGGTCGGCTTAACATTGATCTCATTACTGGTACTGAGCAGCAGTAA